Part of the Tenebrio molitor chromosome 4, icTenMoli1.1, whole genome shotgun sequence genome, GACAATGATAAGGACAACCTTTTAATTTGTATGTGTAATGTgacactacaaaaattacggaTTACTCAGAAATTTGTGAGCAGCATTTTCAACAAGACTTTATAATTACAACCTCCAAAAGACGACGCTTATGTAAAGATGCTGTTccttctatttttaatttataattaaaacagACTTGTGGTGTTTATTGATACATGAAATATGTCTACATAGAAGCGAAGTCAACCacgaaatatgaaaaaacaaaatgagctTCCTCTTCTCATTTTTCGATCAATTACTTATTAGTTTTCACAGTCATAATCAGGAACCTCCAGTTATTATTTACTGTCAtcttattaatgtttttgttttttacatttttcccaCTGAAACTCCGCTTGAAATTCCTGTACCCCAAAATCCTGTAAAGTCTTTCGTCATTCCAACCATTCCTATCACATCCAAATCAATTCAAGTAAATAGTATTTCTGCGGAGTATATGTTTCATCTCCAGTACCACTGCAAAGTGTTGACGCAAAAGCTGAAACGAACAAATTGTTTAGCTAAATTAAAAGATTTAGAGGAAGAGAAacgtaaaaattcaaaaaatatgaacttaataaataatatactcGTAGTTCAAAACGCTGATGAGAAGGCCATCTTTCTGATGGATCTTATAAACAATTAAAGCAAAAGAGTACCGAGATGGTCTGAAATATCAGTCAGAACGTGTACAGTATGGAGATTCTGTTTAGCTAAAGGTTACGGGTTTTGACATGACAACTTAACAAAATTACCttcaaaatcaacaattttgaGACATCTTGGAAAATTCGACGGTCAAAATAATGAATGTATCCAAAATAAGCTCGGATCTTGAATATTTTATAGCACTCATATTTTACTTGACGTTTTAagcacttaacctcaaaatgaAAACAGGAAAAGTCTCAATCGACTGCGTTCGAAATCGGTAGATGGAGCGCAAAAAGGTTCTGCCGCACGAAATGTCACAGAAACAAAGTTTATatggaaaaatcgaaaattgaaacggccttataagcgtagctttttgattcagatggcctTGCATTTAAATGCGGTAATTATGAGGTGCAGACGCTCTTGCCCCAAAAACGATCTTACCCTACCTTACCTTACATCCTTTAACCGGATTTGTTAGTATTAATTTCGtgttaattcatttttttgtgttatgggtttaaattaatttttttttgtaatatattatttattattcgatTCTTTTAGACTTTCTTCCCAGTCAGGAAGTCGTTCCTATTTTCTTTTGACTGTGGTGGCGCCCAACTGTATTTGTTATCCCCTTAGCTAGACCACCGAGCTCGCCGGCGAACAGCTGTCGAAAGGaagaccgatttttttttaggttaCAACGACACAGAAAGTTTGCATCAAAAATTACAGGCAAAGTAGACTGTAGTGCACTTGACATAATAAGTGAGAAGGtaattgtattaaataaaaagacatTTAGTTTATTGatgcatttttattgaaaacttgttgctgtaagtaaaatttaattgaaatttaacgaaaaaagtCTAAAATTATCTGTACTGTATCCCATCACACTGTACCACACATCGACTGTCAGCAGAAGCCTCCAAGTATGTAAAAATGGTAGCTAACCGAAGAAAAGCCTTCCTGTAACTGAAATATCAGCATATAGTATGTTTTCCACTTTTTAAAAGACTCaatgttttgaaaacaaaatatttaatgcacCATAACCTATCTTTACGCGTCTATTTATTTTACGCCTGTTTTACGAAATTACATCATAATCTTTGATGcctacattaaaaaatgttactttaaGGAATACACTTACCTTACTGAAAAACACACTGCAcacaattaacaaataaaagagTTTTGGACACATAAATTAACACGTAAACAAATGGAAAATCTCAAAAGGAGGATTTTCGATCAGCTGATTGTCAAAACAGCAGCGCCCTCGCAGTAGTCGAAATCGCGAATtgcttataaaaaagaatattttattcaaaaaattgaaattacgcctaaacggctgcaaataggcatacataatgttaataaaagtggcctcaaaatttaattttacatttatatctagtatcacaaatggtagttgccatttaaaaaaattaagttttcgacattttttgattatcaattttaaaaaattgcagtaggcgtatgaaacattaaaaaaatgtcgttgatagcgcaaaaaagcggccaaatctttggcaagtcagtaaagtaacaatatagttatttattaataatacgAGTGCGAAAACCTAAGTTTAAAGTTCGAGGTTGTCGTTATGACACCCGAGATACTTTATAAGTTTTCGCAAGAgtgttattcaaaattttttctgTTGGTCAACTACGTTCGTCACTAGTCGCTATGGATATGTTGTTTATTATATAAACGAAAATGGAAAAGTCAAACGAAGttcctgaaaatattttaaagaaagcgAACTTATTGCGGGAAAAATTGTTACCCGTGAAATCCAAAGCTGCGTACGAGAAGGTTTATGCAAGTTTCTGCTATTGGCgagaaaacaacaaagtcTCCGCTGTAACAGAAGAGGTAATACTCGCTTATTTAGACGAGAAGGTAAGTCTGGAATTATCCATTTTCAGAGAAGTTGAGAAGTTTTGTAGTGTAACTGCTTACCTCAAGCAGATAAATGTGGGACATCATGCGAAAAAATCGAAGGTGTTATCTCGTGAACATATTGAAAAGTTTTTGTTAGAAGCTGCAGACgaaacatatttatttgtgaaGGTATTTATGTTTTGgttgttaaaacaaaaaataataatttataatttataggCTGCTTTGATTTTCGGCATTGCTGGAGCATGTCGGCGCAAGGAGTTATGCGACCTCACTGTAAATGATATTCAAGATACTGGAGAAGTTCTCATTGTAACACTTCGAGATACCAAAACGCATTTAGATAGAAAGTTCACCATTATTGGCGAAGGCTTCGTGGTTAACCCTTTAACCATATACCGAAAATATGCATCTTTACGTCCCGTGAACACATCTCATGATCGATTCttcttgttttataataatggGAAGTGTACTCGACAGCCTGTGGGAATAAACACCTTCGGTCAACTTCCCTCTAAAATTGCCGCGTATCTGAAGTTAGAGGATCCTAAAACTTATACGGGGCACTGCTTCCGAAGAAGCTCCGCAACTTTGCTAGCTGCAGGAGGTGGAGATCTAGTTTCACTGAAACGACATGGCGGTTGGCGTTCTTCTACCGTCGCAGAAGGATACATCGAAGATTGCGTAGAGGAACGCATCAAAATTGCCAGAAAGGTGTTTGGGGGTACAACAACTACTACAACCGAGTTATCTACAAGTGATacttcatcatcatcatcgtcAACCAATGGTGttcaatattttcataaatgtgaaTTTCACTTTCATACAAATGAgaagaattaaaattgaattttcattattaacttGTATTCTGActagttatacttgtgattaATAAACCATTCTTGTTCATACTTCTttcgtgttttaaattttttaaaacacgttGTTCtggaaaacgtgttttaaattGCTGTTTTTAGTGTAGGTTTTAGATATTAAAAAGATGACAACATATGACcaacagaaaaaattattttttctattattgattcaaaaaattgaaattcacgcatagttatcggtgcctgaagtgggtcattttctaacgtgtatttctttttgcattgttagtaagatcgaaaccatagaaaccatacaaaacagtgtgtgaaatgcgatttcacgcacacgactatttctgtgtttcacttcacgcaatgtattttattagttacctagcaacatggtcactgcattgaaacttcagagttccttcaaaaatttgaatttttaatttcaattttttgaatcaattatagaaaaaatattgtttatatttcgtgcgtgaagatgtttttgtgcattcaaaggcttatactgcctcgaccttcgtctcggcgtaaaagaccttttcatgcacaaaaaacactctcttcacgcacttaatataaaaataactatatttctgatggttcaggaattataaattttttaatgaagccctgcaacctcacttttttgcaaaaaagatgacataggtcaaaaacgatgacagataagtattgacaaaaagacgtactaaactcaaaagttaacgtagaatcgaaatgtgaagtcaaaatggggcctttctatttaaaaaaacaaagatggcatcgatttccgatatttccggaagtgccaccattttgaaaatatttcatttgaacttggagtagtcggttatagtcaactaccaattttcatattaatatgattttgggaaatcaaaaatttctaatgaacgggctacgtgaatcagcctgtatttctgtgctataacttccttattttttatccgattttaacaaatgatccgtcaaacaaaatcgttttagaaacactatagcccgacatgctatgattttttttaacattatatttttttacagaccgcagctaactttgtttctttaagttgcactgtatatttttttatctttattctgatagatgtttatcttATGAATACAtatacattaaaataaaaaatcaaaaatttgtttttaataaaaaaaataagatttccaaaaatcaagtaaccataactttactatagcaaatgtttgaaattacttcCATTCCCTCTAAGGCATATTCGACACCTTCCACTGACGCCCATtgcggcgtttaataaaaattctggtggtatttgttcacatactgctacgattctttttattaaatcatctctgttattggccggagtcaaatagacattgtctTGAATGTCCATAGCTCTCTTAGTCACTTAgcaaaattagaatgcacttttattactgtttaatgtgactgcttaattttaaaaaaatacatcgttttttaatttcttctttttgcttctatgcatgagcatggttgtttacattttcatatttaaaataaaaaactgagcaaaaaaagttaatagtgccatttgaaaaaaaaagttgactattatttgtcaaaaacagaactcaagaacaaatattggatcaattcaaattgtagcccatttaaaacgattttgtttaacatatcatttattaaaatcgggtaaaaaataaggaagttatagcaccaaaggtttttcataatacacccggtattatgtgaatttggaacagctatatctaaaagatatgcttgcttttgttgtttatttaaaataataatgtctggtctgttatgcttaatatgaatgtaagttaaaactgttcgatcaaaatataaattgtaattatcattttccaaacaactttctggtgtataactataatgtgtaatattttaagaataaccgaagtcgtttgagaaccacgtcgtttagcaacctacttctaaacaatgcttccaacaaattgtattgttgtattctgacagttctgtgctATAAAAGCGCGCActaaaagtttttttgttctcctgtgtgaacggattttgataaatttgacaacttgtcaaaacgaaacggtgggcctttaaaacgctcgtttcactcgcgttttaaactggcccactcatgccaaaaaaaggccaatttacacacaaactcgttaaataaactactattatggcacgattccgtcagtttcactaaacgtcaacttggcaacgatttttagtggAAAAAGTGGCTACTTAttacacgatcgtagataagaattaaaaatacacctcTTTCCAAAAAGCTACAACCAAAACGAGTACCATgcagaaatttgacactgataTTGAATTATGTGGAAAGAAGGTACAAAACACTTTTACTTTTGGACTACCTTATTCACAGCaaatgctgaaaatgttgTCCTTAATGTGTGATACTCGCGTGTGCCCTCCGCgccattttataattttgtgaTATCACTTCACCAAATACATACTTTGTTTTCACTGATAACGATTAAATTATGCATATATAAATATCTGCATAAATAAACACGCCGTGTGGTGTGTAACAGTCATTCGTAAACTTTTGACTCGGCACGTTCATCTTTAATATGAGTTCACGCAGACATTACCTAggtatgacatttcatttcgttgataaataaatctgttATTATGACTTTATGTAGTAGTGCGCCATGCCTTTCCAAACACAGCTTCGTACGTACACATTCGAAAGCCGACACCACCACCGCCACCGCCACCGCGGCCCCGAGAGTACCATGATCATCAAGACCATCATCATTCTCACCATCATGATCACTACCATCACCACTATAATGATGTCCACCGTTACCAACATCAGGCCACCAACGTTGTTAAACTAGAAACCCAAGCATGCACATTGtatattgttaattaaaatgcgttgctttaattttcattttatttggaCCGAAATTTTTCTGTATTTGAGCTTTTTGTGTACACCTGTAGAAGTGCTCTatacatacataaataaagaaataccaaaaattcttaaattgcACCATTTAATTGAACCataattttctaaataaatatttttaattaaagttcCCATAATTGATAAACCTGGAAGATATAAAGtgaaatcagagcaggcgttgcaaattagcggtcacgtcgtagcagaATCATATCATATCCTGGGCGTAGACAACTTATGGTACTACTTCATTAAAAATGATACCTATCCTtgcctcatgaattttagacgttggaatattataattgtgtattttattattattataagatagTGGAGACAATTTATAagataaacaagagcaacattttacatttgtaagaataGGTGGTACTTGTTCACATTGTAAAGAACTAtggtggtgcaaatcgcacacatttggcatcAACTTTAgtatgagttgtcatagtaacaggtcagtcatttgcaccacagtGGTTCTTTACAACGTGAACAGCTATTAAATCACcatctttattgccaaacgcgacgccactggaaCGGAGATTTTTCcttgaaatgtcacatttcaaatcaacggttttttgttgttgacaagttaacctagaaaacaagtCTTCGATTTCGGTAAAATTTACagacttttattgaaattgtaagcaataattatcccagaataagttgtaaataagattattttcgaaacggcatgaaacaagaaaatgaagactggTCTTACTTTATACCCCCTTGCATTGAAGAATTTCAAGCCAGATATCCGAACCCGATGGATATTGGTTATCAACAACTTTATCAAGgtattaaaattatagtgcctaattttaAGGAATCAGaatccatcattaagaagaagtcaggtcGGTCCCTAGTTCGAATTCTAGAAATGGTCCAAAATTACGGAGGAACATTtctcaacttccataaggcgtttaagacaGCAAGTTAATTTGAATTATGGTACTTTGGTATTTGTTTCCCTATAAAATTtgtgttgcaaaaaaaataaaaaccacagATTACCTTGAACGAATAATCATCATATAAGTGAATtttgtcaatatttttaacCTGAGTGCTTcataaatgtttttgaaaatatgaagAGACGAGTTTGACTCTGTCTGGACGACAAGAAGAACATTTCGAGCAGTTGTtgtgaaatagttatttgtacaggctgtcccagaactggcgtaCATTACGTTAACCACGTGCTCCGCTCTTTCTGCTGTGAAAGATTTcactagaatttttttgtttaacctTATAGTTTTTAAACTACAGCAATTTTAAGTTAGCCAATCACAAGAGAAAGATTACAGATAAATCTACCGTGAGTTGTTGTTTCCTAGGAAACGTTGGATTGAATTAATATTTGTCTACGATGAttggttaaattaaaatcgttgtaacttaaaaacaaaaggatttaaacattttttttttgcagaatcCATTtcggaataaatatttacatttgcaGTTAACGGGATGtacgccagttctgggacactctGCATATCAAGGATGCGAAATCGTTCTTTGACGTactgagagaaaaattgtcgccgaggcaaGACAATCTCAAGttcgtcaaaggatttcgcagccacggtgtacacaacattttgtgtgcgaCCGATactttgtaattataaaatgaacacgTAAAATTTCCCTcgctgtcaataaaaataaagtcggctcACATGTCGCCACGTCGCTATAggaacgacataaataaaacaattcattttgaaaaaaattatataaatgtCGGAAGAAAATTATGATGTTTCCGTTCCGTGTACCTACTCATCCAGACTTAAAgaatatgtattataaattgtgcagtgtcgcatttgaaacctgaaaaatctaAACGGCAATATGAAAAACGTTACAGTGATTTTAAACGTTTAGAGACTggtgtaacaagaagaatgtgaaaacggtGTCGGAAAACGTTGTATTGGCTTACTTactgtaatttatttattgtggaaggtaaatgttaagttATGTTATGATAAGTTGCATCATCTGCTCTCCCTCACAGCCCCCATTGGTCAACCGTTCCCGCCGACACCACACCATCGagtgtactatggcggacaataaatttaggccggcaaatttctgacacttcaaaaaagtcaatgcaagcaaccatttattgtcattatggctgatgtgtcagtttgtcaaactgatggttttcaagctgtttggcgttttcttcgcccttttcgtgacttacagatcatgacgcactagcataactgatttgtagtagcacttctctctcgtgcacgcttcttttcccaattttaattttgattatcgctgtcacgatgacaagaatgacaaaaatcgaacatGGAGTTAGTTGAACTTactgccagcttcacattttgatgtcaaggcaatgacaggccggcctaaatttattgtccgccatagtatgCCAACAGTAAGTTGTCAATTAACCGAAAAttagagaataataacttttgcgtttttcttgcagaaaacaacaaaacaaagatttgtgaaaaataatctttttaaaattttgtaagcaAAGATTATGTACTATTACGAGCCAAAGGGGCCGGCCACAAACAAAACTTCAGTTGTCCGTATCGGGGTGCGGAATGGGAGAGAAAGACGCAAACATTTGAGGAcaacacaacatttattgatCCTTGTACAGAGGCGGCTTGCCAGGTTCCGGCACCTCGCAGGGTGGGGTACAATGGAGTACCGGTCGCTCCTCGCTCGGAAATTTTGATCTTCGTCGGTTGGTCCAGTAGGGCCGAGAAAAGTCAACTCGAGGAGGACCGTACGAGTTGCGGGCGGGTGGTATAGTCGTCTGGCGGAGCTCTTCCGGAGTCGGCGTTTGCCTCCTCCCTGGCCGGCGCGCTGCCCGGTGGTGCCTCCACGAGGTGGTGCGGGGCTGGTGGCTGAATGACCGAGAGAATCCGGGGAAAATCTGAAGAGACTTCGAAGAAGTTTGAAGAGGCTTCGAAGAAAAGTCCTGCTGGTCGCCTTGCGTCGCGAATTACCGTACTCCGTCTCTGAACGTTATCGGGTCCGATCGCGATCCCTGTTTTTCGCCGATCGATTTATCGGTGTATGGACCTTCGCCTCCGGGACGTTTTTTCACACGAGCGCCCGGATACTGGTTCAACACGGCGAAAACGGTACGCGAGGTGGTTCGGTCGACCTTTTGGCGAGAAAAAAGAGGAAGTACTCGTGCCGTTGCGATTTGCGTCGGCGCTCTCCACGGGGTTGAAATGGTGGTGGTGGGGGCGCAAGTCAGCGGGCGATTTTACCGACCGATAACTGCGTCACAGTaggtagctcggtggccgcatggctgtcggagacagtgctccgaggtcgcggtcccggcgctagtgggttcgaatcccaccgaagcggcaggattttttcgaaggaaggaatctccgccgggccatggatgtgtgtttATGTCTatcaggggctgacggtagggtggtggaaggaagagcgacactcttccgacaccatcgcgaggtcagcagggttcgaatcccaggcCGGATGGGCCTCCCATGGATTTTGTGTGTTGTTGTATTCGTGTTGTGTCGTCCAGAAAAAGGAGAAGGGAGAAGAGAGggtgggcgtgggtggccggggaaagtaccccggagccccgccgcaccaCATAAGGAAAAAGGAGAAAAACAAGCCGATCGTAAAAAGGTACCTAATAGGCCAAGTGGTGAAAGGGGAAaggctatttaaaaaaaaaaactgcgtCAGTACCTACGTTATGAAGAAATtttatagttgactcaagttggaaaaaaccacttgtcattttgcAATAGCatttttccaatatttttgaaccaaataaaggcacaaagggaccagaaaatcatagtttggattgaatattttccatataagtatatttttaaagtaatttcaaatgactaatgccataaaagtgatCACTTTGTATAGTCCGTCCGTACTAAGAACAGCACACTGAGTCAGGCGAATCTGGCAAGGATtcttaccagtggcgtaacGTGTGTGCAATCATTGAAATCACATAGTTAAAAAAGTAATGTTAAAAGAACTGAATGCTTATAAAAAGGCGTacattaatagttatttaagatatatgtgtaaaaagttatcctttaatgcgcgaacgggtttaaaatacgagcgagtattttaaaggataTGAGTGCAATATAAGATCTTTTTACACGTATATcttacattttatttacgaTTGTGAGATTAAactaaatttttgtataaaatacttattattaattcatttttttatgaataaccaGTCATTTGAGAATCACGTCGTTTAACAACCTACTTGTAAACAATTGTTGAGAATTTTCAGTCGCCATtactgtttttgaaaaataaaggtAAAATGTGTGATAATAATGGTGATAATGACGCAAATGATCTGCCGAGCACTCCTCCAGAGGTAGCAGACATTGCAGAAaaggtactgtcgcgagcaataaattttggtcgtcaggtcattctttgacgcaacgGAAAGTCCTCTAATGTGAAACGGGCATAACCTCTAATAAATTCTATTTGTCTTGTCTTGCTAAGATCTTGTCAACTGGATTGCCACCCTAGCTTCTGACACATCGGTCTCGATcagcgaaataatttttattctgttAAAATACGATATTGGGGCCATAATCCTGAATGTTTAGAATAAAActttgacacattttttttttattgacgtttTATTTACATTGGCCCTAATTAAGCacgcaaaatttttaatttgtgacagttgcgagaaatttcaaaatgacctTGATGAACAAGATTtaatgctcgcgactgtacctaTTAAGATATCAACAAAAATCGCAAACAATTCCAGCGTGAATCAGAGGTGCTCTCTTATCATCTTATCAACATATAATTCAAAACTGTTCCCCAAACAAAAAACCTCATGACTTTATATAGTGAGTCAAttctaaaatataatataagaCCCCGCCGCGTCAGGGTCGCGAAGAACGCACTACAGTATATTGGGATATAAGGTTAGTAAGTGCATTATAACAGAATCGAGGAAGAGTTTGAAAATCGAGACGAAGTCCAGATTTTTCAAGACTATGTTATGGCACTTAATAACCGTATGGTCCATAACGTTTTTCGCACAATCGCTTAcacgaaaaaattgatttttaagtaattttttgacaggaGTATTTTGAAGGCATTAATGTCGTTAATGTCATTAATGACCTACCGCAGTAGATATCGGTGTCGTTATTTACTTACAGCATTAGGGCTGTAAGTTCAACTTTCAGATTGTATCAACAACAATGGGAAGTAGCTATAACGACACGATCGTGCGAAaaagttcataaaatattgacaataaattattttacattgtcAACGCAgtgccacaaaaaaaaaaaacaaagtaatTAATGCGGAGTAAGGTGCGTGCGTTGTATTGGGCTCCGATTTTAACTCCAGGAGTCATGACGCCAGCCAATTCCAGGAAACGGTTACATGTTATGGAATTTACAGCGCAATAAACCTTATCTTGGCCCCTTCCAcggaataaaattatttagagGTGATCAGGAAgaactgtttgagttggcaatataattaagaatgttttttttttatttgattatttGCAACATTGCAA contains:
- the LOC138128832 gene encoding uncharacterized protein; this encodes MEKSNEVPENILKKANLLREKLLPVKSKAAYEKVYASFCYWRENNKVSAVTEEVILAYLDEKVSLELSIFREVEKFCSVTAYLKQINVGHHAKKSKVLSREHIEKFLLEAADETYLFVKAALIFGIAGACRRKELCDLTVNDIQDTGEVLIVTLRDTKTHLDRKFTIIGEGFVVNPLTIYRKYASLRPVNTSHDRFFLFYNNGKCTRQPVGINTFGQLPSKIAAYLKLEDPKTYTGHCFRRSSATLLAAGGGDLVSLKRHGGWRSSTVAEGYIEDCVEERIKIARKVFGGTTTTTTELSTSDTSSSSSSTNGVQYFHKCEFHFHTNEKN